In Thermodesulfatator atlanticus DSM 21156, the genomic stretch TCTCACTTCGATATTTGGGAAGCGTAAGACGTAAACTGCCTCACCTGGCATGATTTCGTATCTTTTTTCTATGGTGAGATAACCCGTCTGAAAAAGAATCGTCTCGGGCTTAATCGTCTCTATTTCAAAGCTTTCTACGAGTTCTTCGCCAACTTCAAGGTGCTCAAGCTCAGGGATAAAAAACTTTCTTTCCGTAAGAAGCTTAATCAGAAAAGTAGGCGTGCCGGTTTCAAACCAGTAGGGCCTGAACTCTTTAGCATCCAGAAAGAGCAGAATATCGAAGGGGTTATAGACAGGCTCTCCCAGCCAGGAGTAGCCGTTGTACCAGCGGCGCACCTCGGAAAGATCAATTCCTTCCAATCGGTCGGCAAAGGTCGTTTCAAACTCTTTTTGGGTGTAGCCACAGATGGTGGCATAGCCAGGATGGAAGGTGATGTCTTTGAGGTTATTGAGCCCTGAGAAGATAGAGACTTTGGAGAACTTGGTAACGCCGGTTAGAAAGCAAAACTTGAGATAAGGGTCTGCGTCTTTGAGCACGGAGTAGAAGTTTTTTAGCTCTTCACGGATCTCTACGGCAAGCTCTGGTTTGTCAATATTGTCCAGGATGGGTTTGTCGTATTCGTCGATAAGCACAACTACTTTTTGGTTATATTTTTCATTAAGACGTAAAATGAGTTCATCGAAGCGGTCGGAAATGAGTGGTTTGGAGAGCTTTTCCTTATAGAAGTGGGCGTTCTTTTCAAGAATTGTCTCAATTTTTAATTGGAGCTCATCACGAGACCTAATCACCCCGGAACCAAAGGAAATATAGACCACGGGATACTTCTTGGACCAATCCCAGTTCTCTTCTAGAAAAAGCCCGCGGAAGAGCTCACGTTTTCCCAGAAAGGCCTGGCGTAGGGTATCGAGGAATAGGCTTTTTCCGAAACGCCTTGGGCGGGAGAGGAAAAAGTAGCCTCCTCCTTCGTCAACGAGCTTCTTCACAAAAGGAGTCTTATCAACGTAATAAAAGTGATCGGTGCGTATTTTTTCGAAGCTCTGAATGCCAACGGGGAGTTTCTTCATTATGTTTGATGCTCCTGGAAGATTTATGGCTCTTTATAAAGCCTAATAACTTTTTAGCTTAGTTTCTCCCCTATTTGTATGTTTTTTCCGAAGTCTTTAAAAAACACCATTTCTTAGGCTTCAAGGATCCGTACGATCTATAACGGCCTTTTTTCTTTTCATGTTTTAATCCTACCACAGATTCAATATACAAGTATCCGTTCCTATTTTTCATTTCGAAAATGGGAACGGATCTCCGAACATATATCAATGGAAACACATTTTATCCGACAAAGTATCTTGCGAGCGAAGCGAAGCAATCCCGTGGGATCACTTCGGCGTGCTATCGCACGCCTCGTGATGACGGTGTAGCTGGGTTCGCGCGGGCATACAAGTCGCCTTGCGATGACACTTTGTCGGATAAAATGTGCCCCAATAATAAAAAGCTAGCGAACATTATTTTTAGCTGCTAATAATTCCAAACATGAAGATAGCTATCTGTGGAAAAGGTGGTGTTGGCAAATCTAGCATTGCTACCCTTCTTTGTGAGGCCCTTTGTGAGAAGGGTTATCAGGTCCTTGCTATAGATGCTGATCCAAGCCCGCATCTGGCACGGTTATTAGGTTTTGAAGAAGCAGAAAAAATCACCCCTATCGCCGAAATGCGGGACTTATTACAACAGCGAGCCGAAAAAGACGGGCCTTTTTATTCCCTTAACCCCAAGGTCGATGATCTCCCCGAGAAATTCATGCTAAAACGTAACGGTTTAAAGCTTATGGTTCTTGGAGCGGTGCGCGAGGCAGGTGGTGGCTGTGCCTGCCCAGAGCAGACTGTTTTGCGCAGGCTCCTTTCGCTTCTTTTGTTACAAAGCAAAGAGGCCATAGTTATTGACCTTGAGGCCGGTGTTGAACCCTTTGGGCGTGCCACTATTTCTGCCATTGATGCCGTGCTCATAATAGTTCAGCCCTACCGGGGAAGCATAGAAACTGCCAGGCAAATCGCTAAAATGGCCAAAGATCTCGGCGTGAAAAACATTTTCTTTGTAGCAAACAATATCCTGGACAAAGAAGATCTTCTTTTTATAGAAAAGGAACTGGGAGTTTCGGTGCTTGAA encodes the following:
- a CDS encoding ATP-binding protein — translated: MKKLPVGIQSFEKIRTDHFYYVDKTPFVKKLVDEGGGYFFLSRPRRFGKSLFLDTLRQAFLGKRELFRGLFLEENWDWSKKYPVVYISFGSGVIRSRDELQLKIETILEKNAHFYKEKLSKPLISDRFDELILRLNEKYNQKVVVLIDEYDKPILDNIDKPELAVEIREELKNFYSVLKDADPYLKFCFLTGVTKFSKVSIFSGLNNLKDITFHPGYATICGYTQKEFETTFADRLEGIDLSEVRRWYNGYSWLGEPVYNPFDILLFLDAKEFRPYWFETGTPTFLIKLLTERKFFIPELEHLEVGEELVESFEIETIKPETILFQTGYLTIEKRYEIMPGEAVYVLRFPNIEVRKAFSDHLLNYFLEDLSKKTANKIRMARVLKAGRVSEMMEVFRAFFASIPHDWYRKTELAGYEGFYASI
- a CDS encoding ATP-binding protein — translated: MKIAICGKGGVGKSSIATLLCEALCEKGYQVLAIDADPSPHLARLLGFEEAEKITPIAEMRDLLQQRAEKDGPFYSLNPKVDDLPEKFMLKRNGLKLMVLGAVREAGGGCACPEQTVLRRLLSLLLLQSKEAIVIDLEAGVEPFGRATISAIDAVLIIVQPYRGSIETARQIAKMAKDLGVKNIFFVANNILDKEDLLFIEKELGVSVLEWFPRDEELLRLERSGKPLIDAQGKVRQKALCLAEKLETALTHGKS